From a single Phragmites australis chromosome 7, lpPhrAust1.1, whole genome shotgun sequence genomic region:
- the LOC133924085 gene encoding uncharacterized protein LOC133924085 isoform X2 has protein sequence MAARCPYFAPEEGSRGVRAGESPAAALRRILATPGTHQAPCCFDALGARLVERAGFPIGFMGGFCVSAARLGLPDVGLISYGEMVDQGRLITEAVSIPVIGDGDNGYGNSMNIKRTIKGYINSGFAGIMLEDQVAPKACGHTEGRKVISREDAIMHIKAAVDARKESGSDIVIVARTDSRQAISLDEALWRVKAFADAGADVLFIDALASVEEMKAFCVIAPEVPKMANMLEGGGKTPILSPAELEEIGFRLVVYPLSLIGVSMRAMQDALVAIKDGGVPPPGALPSFQEIKDTLGFNHYYKEEKQYQV, from the exons ATGGCCGCCCGCTGCCCCTACTTCGCCCCCGAGGAAGGCTCCCGCGGCGTGCGCGCAGGGGAATCCCCGGCCGCGGCGCTGCGGCGGATCCTGGCGACGCCGGGGACGCACCAGGCGCCCTGCTGCTTCGACGCGCTCGGCGCCCGCCTCGTCGAGCGCGCTGGGTTCCCGATCGGATTCATGGGCG GTTTCTGTGTTTCTGCCGCGCGACTTGGCTTGCCTGATGTCGGGCTTATTTCGTATGGAGAAATGGTAGATCAAGGACGTCTAATCACTGAAGCTGTATCTATCCCAGTGATTGGTGATGGAGACAATGGTTATGGGAACTCTATGAACATCAAGAGAACTATAAAAGGGTATATTAATTCTGGTTTCGCTGGAATCATGCTTGAAGATCAG GTGGCGCCAAAAGCGTGCGGACATACTGAAGGAAGGAAAGTCATCTCAAGGGAGGATGCGATAATGCACATAAAAGCTGCTGTAGATGCTAGGAAGGAGAGTGGCTCTGACATTGTTATTGTAGCAAGGACAGATTCTCGTCAAGCTATTTCTCTTGATGAAGCATTATGGAGAGTAAAAGCTTTTGCGGATGCTGGAGCAGATGTTCTTTTCATTGACGCCCTCGCTTCAGTAGAAGAGATGAAGGCATTCTGTGTGATTGCACCAGAAGTTCCAAAGATG GCAAACATGTTAGAAGGTGGTGGTAAAACTCCCATATTGAGCCCTGCTGAACTAGAGGAAATTGGATTCAGACTTGTAGTCTATCCTTTATCCTTGATTGGGGTATCAATGCGTGCAATGCag GATGCTTTAGTTGCGATAAAAGACGGCGGTGTACCTCCACCTGGCGCGTTGCCATCTTTTCAGGAGATCAAGGATACTCTAGGGTTCAACCACTATTACAAAGAAGAAAAGCAATACCAAGTG TGA
- the LOC133924086 gene encoding uncharacterized protein LOC133924086: MACRALALRSLLLPDPLNRLPAAAAASAASPPAGRAPRGGSRRPHLRCCSGGGDPGQPPQEAVLEAISKVARSKGRVALTTNMVMGGTVTDDASDEWLVLDQKVNSYPTDRGFTAIGTGGDDFVQSMVVAVESVLQESIPKGRVSQKLSSRGKYVSVKIGPIRVVSSEQVQAVYRAMRRDNRMKYFL, from the exons ATGGCGTGCCGCGCACTCGCGCTCCGCTCCCTGCTCCTCCCCGACCCGCTCAACCGtctcccggccgccgccgccgcctcggccgcgtCGCCACCCGCGGGGAGGGCGCCCCGTGGCGGCAGTCGCCGCCCCCACCTGCGCTGCTGCTCCGGTGGCGGGGACCCCGGGCAGCCGCCGCAGGAGGCCGTGCTCGAGGCCATCTCCA AGGTAGCAAGGTCGAAAGGAAGGGTTGCACTCACAACAAATATGGTCATGGGTGGTACTGTGACTGATGATGCAAGTGATGAATGGCTTGTTCTGGATCAGAAG GTTAATTCATACCCCACAGATAGAGGATTTACAGCAATTGGTACTGGAGGTGATGATTTTGTCCAGTCAATGGTAGTTGCTGTTGAATCTGTTCTGCAAGAATCCATTCCCAAG GGCCGGGTATCTCAGAAATTATCTTCCAGGGGAAAATATGTTTCTGTAAAGATTGGGCCTATTCGTGTGGTCTCTAGTGAGCAG GTTCAAGCCGTGTATCGTGCCATGAGAAGAGATAACAGGATGAAATACTTCTTATGA
- the LOC133924085 gene encoding uncharacterized protein LOC133924085 isoform X1: MAARCPYFAPEEGSRGVRAGESPAAALRRILATPGTHQAPCCFDALGARLVERAGFPIGFMGGFCVSAARLGLPDVGLISYGEMVDQGRLITEAVSIPVIGDGDNGYGNSMNIKRTIKGYINSGFAGIMLEDQVAPKACGHTEGRKVISREDAIMHIKAAVDARKESGSDIVIVARTDSRQAISLDEALWRVKAFADAGADVLFIDALASVEEMKAFCVIAPEVPKMANMLEGGGKTPILSPAELEEIGFRLVVYPLSLIGVSMRAMQDALVAIKDGGVPPPGALPSFQEIKDTLGFNHYYKEEKQYQVEPAKEV; the protein is encoded by the exons ATGGCCGCCCGCTGCCCCTACTTCGCCCCCGAGGAAGGCTCCCGCGGCGTGCGCGCAGGGGAATCCCCGGCCGCGGCGCTGCGGCGGATCCTGGCGACGCCGGGGACGCACCAGGCGCCCTGCTGCTTCGACGCGCTCGGCGCCCGCCTCGTCGAGCGCGCTGGGTTCCCGATCGGATTCATGGGCG GTTTCTGTGTTTCTGCCGCGCGACTTGGCTTGCCTGATGTCGGGCTTATTTCGTATGGAGAAATGGTAGATCAAGGACGTCTAATCACTGAAGCTGTATCTATCCCAGTGATTGGTGATGGAGACAATGGTTATGGGAACTCTATGAACATCAAGAGAACTATAAAAGGGTATATTAATTCTGGTTTCGCTGGAATCATGCTTGAAGATCAG GTGGCGCCAAAAGCGTGCGGACATACTGAAGGAAGGAAAGTCATCTCAAGGGAGGATGCGATAATGCACATAAAAGCTGCTGTAGATGCTAGGAAGGAGAGTGGCTCTGACATTGTTATTGTAGCAAGGACAGATTCTCGTCAAGCTATTTCTCTTGATGAAGCATTATGGAGAGTAAAAGCTTTTGCGGATGCTGGAGCAGATGTTCTTTTCATTGACGCCCTCGCTTCAGTAGAAGAGATGAAGGCATTCTGTGTGATTGCACCAGAAGTTCCAAAGATG GCAAACATGTTAGAAGGTGGTGGTAAAACTCCCATATTGAGCCCTGCTGAACTAGAGGAAATTGGATTCAGACTTGTAGTCTATCCTTTATCCTTGATTGGGGTATCAATGCGTGCAATGCag GATGCTTTAGTTGCGATAAAAGACGGCGGTGTACCTCCACCTGGCGCGTTGCCATCTTTTCAGGAGATCAAGGATACTCTAGGGTTCAACCACTATTACAAAGAAGAAAAGCAATACCAAGTG GAACCAGCCAAGGAGGTGTGA